Proteins from a genomic interval of Kiritimatiellia bacterium:
- a CDS encoding arylsulfatase, translating to MKRIANVRQCAGAWAVVGSVLAAGALVPARPARAQEPAAEKPNILVIFGDDIGIANLSCYSDGLMGYETPNIDRLADEGLRFLHYYGEQSCTAGRSAFLTGQHIIRSGLSKVGFPGARMGMSQLDPSIGGLLKNLGYATGQFGKNHVGDRNESLPTVNGFDEFFGNLYHLNAEEEPEMPDYPKDPAYLKMFGPRGVLRCKATDVDDPTVDPRFGKVGKQTIEDTGALTRKRMETIDDETSDAAVDFMARQVKAGKPFFCWMNTTRMHLRTHVRAEHRGRYTHGDSEYIDGMIEHDETIGKILKALDDMGIADNTLVVYTTDNGPHMNSWPDSAMTPFRSEKNTNWEGAFRVPCLVRWPGHVKAGTVTVELMSHNDWIPTLCAIAGEPDIVGKLRQGYTANGIQYRVHLDGYDQSQFLTSVEGTVGRNNGVKSARHLFFYSDDDGLLVGARQGDYKFVFAEQRMAGTMGVWAEPFTELRMTKIFNLMQDPYERADITSNTYWDWYFDHIGNNYGMMAEISKFVATFKEFPPRSYPPSFNPVNIMKDVKTGIKAKAALEKAFPMLKGEAAE from the coding sequence ATGAAAAGGATAGCCAACGTAAGACAATGCGCGGGCGCCTGGGCCGTGGTCGGCTCGGTGCTGGCGGCGGGGGCGCTGGTACCGGCGCGCCCGGCGCGGGCGCAAGAGCCCGCGGCGGAGAAGCCGAACATCCTCGTCATCTTCGGGGACGATATCGGCATCGCCAATCTTAGCTGTTACAGCGACGGGTTGATGGGCTATGAAACGCCCAACATTGACCGTCTCGCCGACGAAGGGCTGCGCTTTCTTCATTACTACGGCGAGCAGAGTTGCACCGCCGGCCGCTCGGCGTTTCTCACCGGGCAGCACATCATCCGCTCCGGGCTGTCCAAGGTCGGGTTCCCCGGCGCGCGGATGGGGATGAGCCAGCTCGATCCCTCGATCGGCGGCTTGCTCAAGAACCTGGGGTATGCCACGGGTCAGTTCGGCAAGAACCACGTCGGCGACCGCAATGAAAGCCTGCCGACGGTGAACGGGTTCGACGAGTTCTTCGGCAACCTGTACCACCTCAACGCCGAGGAAGAGCCGGAGATGCCGGATTATCCGAAAGACCCGGCCTACCTGAAGATGTTCGGCCCGCGCGGCGTGCTCCGCTGCAAGGCGACGGACGTGGACGACCCGACCGTGGACCCGCGCTTCGGCAAGGTCGGCAAGCAAACCATCGAGGATACCGGCGCGCTGACCCGGAAACGGATGGAGACGATCGACGACGAAACCTCCGACGCGGCCGTGGATTTCATGGCGCGGCAGGTGAAGGCCGGCAAGCCGTTCTTCTGCTGGATGAACACCACCCGCATGCATCTCCGCACGCACGTCCGCGCCGAGCATCGCGGCCGCTATACGCACGGGGACAGCGAGTACATCGATGGGATGATCGAGCACGACGAAACCATCGGCAAGATCCTCAAGGCGCTGGATGACATGGGGATCGCGGACAACACCCTCGTCGTCTATACGACCGACAACGGCCCGCACATGAACAGCTGGCCGGATAGCGCGATGACGCCGTTCCGCTCCGAGAAGAACACCAACTGGGAGGGCGCCTTTCGCGTGCCTTGCTTGGTGCGCTGGCCCGGCCACGTGAAGGCCGGAACGGTGACCGTCGAACTGATGAGCCACAACGACTGGATCCCGACGCTGTGCGCCATCGCGGGCGAGCCGGACATCGTCGGTAAGCTCCGGCAGGGGTACACCGCGAACGGCATCCAGTACAGGGTCCATCTCGACGGCTATGACCAGAGTCAATTCCTCACGTCGGTCGAGGGCACGGTCGGCAGGAACAACGGCGTCAAGAGCGCCCGCCACCTGTTCTTCTATTCCGATGACGACGGCCTGCTCGTGGGCGCGCGCCAGGGCGACTACAAGTTCGTCTTCGCCGAGCAGCGCATGGCGGGCACCATGGGCGTCTGGGCCGAGCCCTTCACGGAGCTTCGCATGACCAAGATCTTCAATCTCATGCAGGACCCGTACGAGCGGGCGGATATCACGTCCAACACCTACTGGGATTGGTACTTCGACCACATCGGCAACAACTACGGGATGATGGCGGAGATCTCCAAGTTCGTCGCGACGTTCAAGGAGTTCCCGCCGCGCTCGTACCCGCCGAGTTTCAACCCGGTGAACATCATGAAGGACGTAAAGACCGGGATCAAGGCGAAGGCCGCGCTCGAAAAAGCCTTCCCGATGCTCAAGGGGGAAGCGGCGGAATAG